The following coding sequences are from one Pigmentibacter sp. JX0631 window:
- a CDS encoding nicotinate phosphoribosyltransferase has product MSAYFSSLYKSSLSLLTDFYQLTMAYAYWKKGISETKSVFNVYFRKNPFKNGYSIASGLELAIDYINNFSFTEDDILYLKSLTGNDGKPLFADEFLIYLKNLKISCDVYGIEEGNVIFPNEPLLRISGPILQCQLLETPLLNILNFHTLISTKAARIVSVSNQIPVLEFGLRRAQGLDGGLSASRAAYIGGCVGTSNTLAGKIFGIPVKGTHSHSWVMAFSSELESFYSLAKGMPNNVVFLVDTYDTLKGVKKAIEVGNWLKERGKNLIGIRLDSGDLAYLSIEARKMLDAAGFKDTIIIASNDLNEHVISSLNEQGAKISAWGVGTQLVTAFDDPALGAVYKLSAIQNESGKWKHTIKLSEQTIKISTPGILQVRRYFKDQYFFADMIYDELTYKKGKEADIIDPSDINRYYKITTNCEYEELLKPIFVKGKLVYQTPALVQIREKCFESLNKLHPSIKRLLNPHHYPAGLEKNLFNFKHDLIRNIKKNLD; this is encoded by the coding sequence ATGTCAGCATATTTTTCTTCATTGTATAAAAGCTCATTAAGTTTATTAACTGATTTTTATCAACTAACGATGGCTTATGCATATTGGAAAAAAGGAATTTCTGAAACCAAAAGTGTCTTCAACGTTTACTTTCGTAAAAACCCCTTTAAAAATGGATATTCAATAGCTTCAGGGCTGGAGCTTGCAATAGATTATATTAACAATTTTTCCTTTACTGAAGATGATATCCTGTATTTAAAAAGTTTAACAGGAAATGATGGGAAACCCTTGTTTGCTGATGAATTCTTAATTTATTTAAAAAATTTGAAAATATCTTGTGATGTTTATGGAATTGAAGAAGGAAACGTAATTTTTCCGAATGAACCTTTGCTCAGAATATCAGGGCCTATTCTTCAATGCCAGTTATTAGAAACTCCACTTCTTAATATTTTAAATTTTCACACACTTATTTCAACAAAAGCAGCTAGAATAGTATCTGTTTCAAATCAGATTCCTGTTTTAGAGTTTGGCTTAAGAAGAGCACAGGGGCTAGATGGGGGGTTAAGCGCTAGCAGAGCTGCATATATTGGAGGATGCGTAGGAACCTCCAATACTTTAGCCGGGAAAATATTTGGAATTCCAGTCAAGGGAACACACTCGCACAGTTGGGTTATGGCATTTTCTAGCGAACTCGAATCTTTTTATTCACTTGCAAAAGGTATGCCAAATAATGTTGTTTTTTTAGTTGATACTTATGACACACTAAAAGGAGTCAAGAAAGCTATTGAAGTGGGTAACTGGCTAAAAGAAAGAGGTAAAAATCTTATTGGAATTCGTTTAGATTCTGGAGACCTCGCCTATTTAAGCATCGAAGCTAGAAAAATGTTAGATGCAGCAGGTTTTAAGGATACAATTATAATTGCAAGTAATGATTTAAATGAACATGTAATTTCAAGTTTAAACGAACAAGGTGCTAAAATTTCAGCTTGGGGGGTTGGTACTCAACTCGTGACTGCATTTGATGATCCTGCTTTAGGCGCTGTTTATAAATTATCTGCTATTCAAAATGAAAGTGGAAAATGGAAACATACAATTAAATTATCAGAACAAACAATAAAGATTTCTACCCCTGGAATTCTCCAAGTTCGTCGTTACTTTAAAGACCAATATTTCTTTGCTGACATGATTTACGATGAATTAACTTATAAAAAAGGCAAAGAAGCTGATATTATTGATCCAAGCGATATAAATCGATATTATAAAATCACAACCAACTGTGAATATGAAGAATTATTGAAACCAATTTTTGTAAAAGGAAAATTAGTTTATCAAACTCCAGCACTTGTACAGATAAGAGAAAAATGTTTCGAATCATTGAATAAATTACACCCTAGTATCAAACGACTATTAAATCCGCATCACTATCCAGCTGGATTAGAGAAAAATTTATTTAATTTTAAACACGATCTGATAAGAAATATTAAAAAAAATTTAGACTAA
- a CDS encoding cation:proton antiporter: MHNIFIQDLSAILLTGGIFGWIFKKFFKLPLLLGYIFGGVLLSLPIAYTPYVVSKESASTLAELGVLLLMFSMGLHFGVRKIASIGFGPIVVSIIQVLLMWFSATQICRFIGITGFEAIFIGSVLSVASTAVIIKILEDRHLKSARFADKLMAVLLVEDSIAIFMIIWLSTSVTGSDIALLELIPIFVSSILLWWLLGTLLLPRVINSAFHTGKEELLVILSTGLALGLAFLSASWNFSSALGAFIMGSILSECRELRIIENIIEPVKNIFALVFFVSIGFLFAPSIILEKWHVILSFVSLIIIGKFSFNLILNLCAGSGVKDSIRTSAFMGQIGELSFVIAQMGVGLGVIDSDNFSAIVATAIITILVTPFTVKSMLAVADKAENILPSKFCKFMESYSQAVINFSIENKMLPFYQKYSLFRGINYLIDNTKSRLKKNYMLMTAKNVTSTLDRLAPWDEYLVPVHIAANAKISGKTLIELNLREKFTVNVVAISRDKRTIIAPKATEILQSNDTLLVYGNEKSISELEQFCSVERLDENMISLDQCILAGIRLNKEHPFVNKTILEAAIRPNYNCIVLAINRNNVRIKNPISTFVFFENDELFIFGSRGSLEKIRELHKTSN; the protein is encoded by the coding sequence ATGCACAATATATTTATCCAAGATCTATCAGCAATTCTTCTAACTGGTGGAATATTTGGCTGGATATTTAAAAAATTTTTCAAACTACCTCTGTTACTCGGGTACATATTTGGCGGTGTCCTTTTATCTTTACCAATTGCATATACACCTTACGTGGTTAGTAAGGAATCTGCTAGTACTTTAGCGGAATTAGGTGTTTTACTGCTCATGTTTTCAATGGGACTGCATTTTGGGGTTAGGAAAATTGCTTCGATAGGTTTTGGACCTATTGTTGTAAGTATTATTCAAGTTCTATTGATGTGGTTTTCGGCAACTCAAATCTGTCGATTTATTGGTATTACTGGTTTTGAGGCTATTTTTATTGGATCGGTTCTATCAGTTGCATCGACTGCTGTAATAATAAAAATACTTGAAGATAGACATTTAAAAAGTGCGCGATTTGCAGATAAATTAATGGCAGTATTACTTGTTGAAGACTCTATTGCAATTTTTATGATCATTTGGTTATCAACATCTGTAACTGGTAGTGATATCGCCTTACTAGAACTCATTCCTATCTTTGTAAGTAGTATTTTACTTTGGTGGTTGTTAGGTACTTTATTGCTTCCAAGAGTTATCAACTCAGCTTTTCATACTGGCAAGGAAGAGTTATTAGTTATTTTAAGCACTGGTTTGGCTTTAGGTTTAGCTTTTTTGTCAGCATCTTGGAATTTTTCTTCTGCATTAGGTGCATTTATAATGGGGTCTATTTTATCCGAATGCAGAGAATTAAGAATAATTGAAAATATAATTGAACCAGTAAAAAATATTTTTGCTTTAGTTTTCTTTGTTTCAATTGGATTTCTTTTTGCACCAAGTATTATTCTTGAAAAATGGCATGTTATTTTAAGTTTTGTATCTTTAATTATAATTGGAAAATTTTCTTTTAATTTAATTTTAAATCTTTGTGCTGGTTCTGGCGTAAAAGATTCCATTCGGACAAGTGCATTTATGGGACAAATAGGTGAATTATCTTTTGTTATTGCTCAAATGGGTGTTGGATTAGGTGTGATAGATAGTGATAATTTTTCAGCAATTGTTGCAACAGCTATTATAACAATTTTAGTAACACCTTTTACTGTAAAGAGTATGTTAGCAGTAGCTGATAAAGCAGAAAATATTCTTCCAAGTAAATTTTGTAAATTTATGGAATCTTATTCACAGGCAGTAATAAATTTTTCTATAGAAAATAAAATGCTTCCATTTTATCAAAAATATTCTTTGTTTCGAGGAATTAATTATTTAATAGATAATACTAAATCGAGGCTTAAAAAGAATTATATGCTTATGACTGCAAAAAATGTTACTTCGACTTTAGATCGTTTAGCCCCTTGGGATGAATATCTTGTGCCAGTTCACATCGCAGCTAATGCTAAAATATCTGGAAAAACTTTGATAGAATTAAACTTAAGAGAAAAATTTACAGTAAATGTAGTTGCAATAAGTCGGGATAAAAGAACAATTATTGCTCCAAAAGCAACAGAAATACTGCAGTCAAATGATACTCTTTTAGTTTATGGAAATGAAAAATCTATTAGTGAACTTGAACAATTTTGTAGTGTTGAACGTCTAGATGAAAATATGATATCTCTTGATCAATGTATATTAGCTGGAATTCGCTTAAATAAAGAACATCCATTTGTAAATAAAACGATATTGGAAGCCGCTATACGACCAAATTATAATTGTATTGTCTTAGCAATTAATAGAAATAACGTGAGAATTAAAAATCCAATTTCAACTTTTGTTTTTTTTGAAAATGATGAATTATTTATCTTTGGTTCAAGAGGATCATTAGAAAAAATTAGAGAACTACACAAAACATCAAATTAG
- the fahA gene encoding fumarylacetoacetase codes for MKTWLDVNPKHDFSIYNIPFGIFYTGQNPKNARCGAALGDYIIDLSALYEFGYFKHHKNLQEKHFKTDKLNCFLSLGNKICNDVRISIQELFSTQNQILRKNSEHLEKILVPMQTAEMLMPIKVADYVDFYSSLDHATNVGKMFRDEKNPLLPNWKHIPIGYHGRSSSIVTTKTNIIRPKGQLCPPDSNQPTFGPSKQLDFELEMAFVTNQDTEMGTALTPDSAAHNIFGLALFNDWSARDIQRWEYVPLGPFLGKSFASSMSPWLVSLEALAPFSLPSIDKDVEELEYLKGTKNGRYDITLEVYLKSSKMDGEILISKSNYKHMYWTLFQQLAHMTSNGSPIRVGDLYASGTISGPTPDSYGSMLEICWKGSKPLSLPDGTTRTFLQDGDTIIFKGYAENSLFRVGFGSLFNTVISS; via the coding sequence CTGAAAACTTGGTTGGATGTAAATCCAAAGCATGATTTTTCTATTTATAATATTCCATTTGGAATTTTTTATACTGGGCAAAACCCTAAAAATGCCCGCTGTGGTGCCGCTTTAGGAGACTACATTATTGATCTTTCAGCGCTATATGAATTTGGTTACTTTAAACATCACAAAAATCTCCAAGAAAAACATTTCAAAACTGATAAGCTAAATTGTTTTTTAAGCTTAGGTAACAAAATTTGTAACGATGTTCGAATTAGCATTCAAGAGTTATTTTCAACTCAAAATCAGATTTTAAGAAAAAACTCAGAGCATTTAGAGAAAATACTTGTACCTATGCAAACTGCAGAAATGCTAATGCCGATTAAAGTTGCTGACTATGTTGACTTCTATTCCAGTCTGGATCATGCAACAAATGTCGGCAAAATGTTTCGAGATGAAAAGAATCCCCTTCTTCCAAACTGGAAACATATCCCAATCGGATATCATGGCAGAAGCAGTTCTATAGTAACCACAAAAACTAATATTATCCGCCCGAAGGGACAGTTATGCCCTCCTGATTCAAATCAACCAACGTTTGGCCCTTCAAAACAGCTTGATTTTGAACTAGAAATGGCATTTGTCACGAATCAAGACACTGAAATGGGTACTGCTCTTACACCTGATAGCGCAGCTCACAATATCTTTGGCCTAGCACTGTTTAATGACTGGTCTGCACGTGATATTCAACGCTGGGAATATGTTCCGCTAGGACCGTTTTTAGGTAAGAGCTTTGCAAGTTCTATGTCTCCATGGTTAGTGTCCTTAGAGGCTCTAGCTCCTTTTTCACTACCCAGTATTGATAAGGATGTTGAAGAGTTAGAATATTTAAAAGGTACAAAAAATGGCCGTTACGATATAACCCTTGAAGTTTATTTAAAAAGTTCGAAAATGGACGGGGAAATTCTAATTTCTAAATCAAATTACAAACATATGTACTGGACCTTGTTTCAGCAGTTAGCACATATGACTTCCAATGGTTCCCCTATAAGAGTAGGGGATTTATACGCCAGCGGAACTATCAGTGGTCCCACCCCCGACTCCTACGGCTCTATGCTTGAAATCTGCTGGAAGGGCTCAAAACCATTAAGCTTACCAGATGGAACGACACGAACTTTTTTACAAGACGGCGATACAATTATCTTTAAAGGCTACGCAGAAAATTCCCTCTTTCGCGTAGGTTTTGGTAGTCTATTTAATACCGTTATTTCTTCTTAA
- a CDS encoding pentapeptide repeat-containing protein, with product MVTILDKKSKPTKVSLMARKVIDEDDDDDFLDDDEEEEEDGIPEIRSEIDSDETKPKTLTRKEAIDILQTTRDFSKLDFRKANLAKLDFSNCNFETSNLSYVNFKDSNLEGCNFTNASLWNANLEGANLTRANLEDADLDYTKLRGAILYRANVRRATLPTDLIPREEILRSINEGTKVNR from the coding sequence ATGGTTACTATATTGGACAAAAAATCGAAACCAACAAAAGTCAGCTTAATGGCACGAAAAGTGATTGATGAAGATGATGACGATGACTTTTTAGATGATGACGAAGAAGAAGAGGAAGATGGTATTCCTGAAATTCGCAGTGAAATCGATTCTGATGAAACTAAACCCAAAACCTTAACACGCAAAGAAGCAATTGATATTCTGCAAACTACACGTGATTTTTCTAAATTAGATTTTAGAAAAGCTAATTTAGCAAAGCTTGATTTTTCCAATTGCAACTTTGAAACATCAAATCTTTCTTACGTAAACTTTAAAGACTCAAACTTAGAGGGCTGTAATTTTACGAATGCCAGCTTATGGAATGCAAATTTAGAGGGTGCAAATTTAACGCGAGCAAATTTAGAAGATGCAGATTTAGACTACACTAAGTTAAGAGGTGCCATTCTATATCGGGCAAATGTAAGAAGAGCAACACTTCCTACTGACCTTATTCCAAGAGAAGAAATTTTACGTTCCATTAATGAAGGTACTAAAGTAAATAGATAG
- a CDS encoding FAD-binding oxidoreductase produces the protein MFFLKKIIAKIIFFNLISPSVFSFASIIVNDISHLNPIQVDSVFVPTQVFEIQEKIKKSSGIISIGGGRYSMGGQTATEHALQIDMRKMNNIIFLDEKAKKITVQAGIRWRDIQTAIDQKNLSLKIMQTYSNFTVGGSLSVNAHGRYVNQGPIIHSVESIKIVLADGSLVNCSSSENKELFYGAIGGYGALGVIVEATLYLTDNTKVERSVKEIKLEKYKDYFYSSVKSDSNAVFHNGDFILPEFKKIRAITWVKTLKPLTVKERLIPKDLKYLLQPMTISAISSIPHGSNVRNKLEPKLYSKPKVVWRNYEASYDVAELEPLIRYPNTYVLQEYFIPVKNFEKFVPMMKKIFDDFHVNVINVSVRHALPDTGSLMSWAREEVFSFVIYYKQGLQKQEKDKVARWTKELIDKALSLNGTYYLPYQIHASEDQFMKAYPNYKEFFSLKKKVDPFNRFRNKLLDRYYTPIKLPENSL, from the coding sequence ATGTTTTTTCTTAAGAAGATTATAGCTAAAATAATTTTTTTTAATTTAATTTCTCCCTCAGTGTTTAGCTTTGCAAGTATTATTGTAAATGACATTAGCCATCTCAATCCTATTCAGGTTGATTCTGTCTTTGTTCCTACTCAAGTTTTTGAAATTCAGGAAAAGATCAAGAAATCCTCAGGAATAATCTCAATCGGTGGTGGACGTTACAGTATGGGTGGTCAGACTGCCACAGAACATGCCCTCCAAATTGATATGCGAAAAATGAATAATATTATTTTTCTTGATGAAAAGGCTAAAAAAATAACTGTCCAAGCAGGAATACGCTGGCGTGATATTCAAACTGCAATTGATCAGAAAAATTTATCTCTCAAAATTATGCAAACTTATTCAAATTTTACTGTCGGAGGATCTCTGAGTGTAAATGCGCATGGAAGGTATGTGAATCAGGGGCCAATTATTCATTCAGTTGAATCTATAAAAATAGTGTTAGCAGATGGCAGTTTGGTAAATTGCTCTTCAAGCGAAAACAAAGAATTATTTTATGGAGCGATTGGAGGCTATGGCGCTTTGGGGGTGATAGTTGAAGCTACATTGTACCTTACTGATAATACGAAGGTTGAAAGATCAGTAAAAGAAATAAAGTTAGAAAAATATAAGGACTATTTTTATTCTTCGGTTAAGTCAGATTCAAATGCTGTATTCCACAATGGAGACTTTATTCTTCCTGAATTCAAAAAAATTAGAGCAATCACATGGGTTAAAACTTTGAAACCATTGACAGTAAAAGAACGACTAATTCCAAAAGATTTAAAATACTTGTTGCAACCTATGACTATTTCAGCAATTTCTTCTATCCCTCATGGTTCTAATGTTCGAAATAAACTCGAACCTAAGCTGTATTCAAAACCTAAAGTAGTTTGGAGAAATTATGAAGCGAGTTATGATGTTGCTGAACTAGAGCCTTTGATTCGCTATCCAAATACTTATGTGCTGCAAGAATATTTTATTCCTGTGAAGAATTTTGAAAAATTTGTACCTATGATGAAAAAAATATTTGATGACTTTCATGTGAATGTTATTAATGTTTCTGTTCGGCATGCTCTACCTGATACTGGCTCTTTAATGAGTTGGGCGCGTGAAGAAGTTTTTTCATTTGTAATTTATTATAAGCAAGGGTTACAAAAACAAGAGAAAGATAAAGTTGCTAGATGGACAAAAGAATTAATAGATAAAGCTTTATCTTTAAATGGCACTTACTACCTTCCATATCAAATTCATGCTAGCGAAGATCAATTTATGAAGGCTTACCCAAATTACAAAGAATTTTTTTCACTTAAGAAAAAAGTAGACCCTTTCAATCGATTTCGAAATAAACTTTTGGATCGTTATTATACACCTATTAAATTGCCAGAGAATAGTCTTTAA
- a CDS encoding peptide chain release factor 3, whose protein sequence is MSSIDKQLLREEVNRRRTFAIISHPDAGKTTMTEKLLLLGGAIRLAGSVKAKKSKKFATSDWMELEKQRGISVSTSVMNFEYRNYICNLLDTPGHQDFSEDTYRTLAAADAAIMLIDAAKGVEPQTIKLFEVCKLRGIPIFTFVNKLDRESRDPLELMHEIESVLGIATYPMSWPVSSGERFKGIIERETKTLHYFEGRNTTTETAARIIPLADKESISQLVPQDLLSESLDGLEMLEMAGDEFSAERFLKGELSPVFFGAAMTNFGVRLFLEKFLSMSPPPSAKGSSQGKIDPYSTDFSGFIFKIQANMDPKHRDRIAFLRIVSGCYETGLNVTIPRLNREIRLTTPQQFFAQDRTTLEKAYAGDVVGIYDPGVFSIGDSLIEGASFEFEGIPSFAPENFAVVRTTSALKRKQLLKGLVQLCQEGTVQMFIDESRSASDPILAAVGVLQFDVLLFRLKNEYNVDCSLDSLPFKHARWTNASNEEISEARTATDVVCVRDMQGYPLFLFKNDFSLSYFQEKCTKIQLFRSNSSMHGNMMKMSTNIFED, encoded by the coding sequence ATGTCTTCCATTGACAAACAATTACTCAGAGAAGAAGTAAACAGACGGAGAACGTTTGCTATCATCTCACATCCTGACGCCGGAAAAACCACAATGACAGAAAAATTATTACTTCTTGGTGGTGCTATACGTTTGGCCGGTTCTGTAAAAGCAAAAAAATCAAAGAAATTTGCTACTTCAGACTGGATGGAACTAGAAAAGCAACGTGGTATTTCTGTCTCTACAAGTGTGATGAATTTTGAATATCGTAATTATATTTGTAACTTACTTGATACTCCTGGGCACCAAGATTTTTCTGAAGATACCTATAGAACCCTGGCTGCAGCAGATGCTGCTATCATGTTAATAGATGCTGCAAAAGGGGTAGAACCGCAAACAATTAAGTTATTTGAAGTTTGTAAATTAAGGGGAATCCCAATTTTTACATTTGTAAATAAATTGGATAGAGAATCGCGTGATCCCTTAGAGCTTATGCATGAAATTGAGAGTGTTTTAGGAATCGCTACCTATCCCATGAGTTGGCCTGTATCCTCAGGTGAAAGATTTAAAGGGATTATAGAAAGAGAAACAAAGACCCTTCACTACTTTGAGGGAAGAAATACAACCACTGAAACAGCGGCAAGAATTATTCCTCTTGCAGATAAAGAAAGTATTTCGCAACTTGTTCCACAAGACTTACTGAGTGAGTCTTTAGACGGATTAGAAATGCTCGAAATGGCGGGTGATGAATTTTCAGCTGAAAGATTTTTGAAGGGTGAGCTTTCTCCTGTTTTTTTTGGCGCAGCCATGACTAATTTCGGTGTCCGCTTATTTCTAGAAAAGTTTCTTTCAATGTCTCCTCCTCCTTCAGCAAAAGGCAGCAGCCAAGGTAAAATTGACCCTTATTCAACAGATTTTAGCGGGTTTATTTTCAAAATTCAGGCTAATATGGACCCAAAACACCGCGATAGAATAGCTTTTTTACGAATTGTAAGCGGTTGTTATGAAACAGGTCTTAACGTAACTATTCCGCGTTTAAATCGTGAAATACGGCTTACTACTCCACAGCAATTTTTTGCTCAAGATAGAACAACTTTAGAAAAAGCTTATGCAGGAGATGTTGTTGGTATTTATGATCCTGGGGTGTTTTCTATTGGCGATTCTTTAATAGAAGGTGCGAGTTTTGAGTTTGAAGGAATACCTTCATTTGCGCCTGAAAATTTTGCTGTCGTTAGAACGACAAGTGCTTTAAAGAGAAAGCAATTGTTGAAGGGATTAGTTCAGTTGTGTCAAGAAGGTACAGTCCAAATGTTCATAGATGAGAGTCGCTCGGCCAGTGACCCTATTTTGGCGGCTGTTGGGGTTCTGCAATTTGATGTGCTTCTCTTTCGCTTAAAAAATGAATATAATGTTGATTGTTCATTAGATTCCTTGCCGTTTAAGCATGCACGCTGGACAAATGCTTCGAATGAAGAAATTTCTGAAGCAAGAACCGCAACCGACGTGGTTTGTGTAAGAGATATGCAGGGATATCCTTTATTTTTGTTTAAAAATGATTTTTCATTGAGTTATTTTCAAGAAAAATGCACTAAAATTCAGTTATTTAGAAGCAACTCTAGTATGCATGGTAATATGATGAAAATGTCAACAAACATATTTGAGGATTAA
- a CDS encoding RsmE family RNA methyltransferase yields MSIQKQLWTFISHELNLQTKTIQLNENEHHYAFHVLRISVGDAVEVTNCKGIKAKGIVEKSSKKEIIIKIIEVIKLDISKLKVALILAYPKPTTLEEVVSSASELGVNEIHIFKADRSATKAPIKLEKLKIVSDEAVRISKSSYSAEIFSYESLNSLAENLELKNSKENLILFCDESHVYEGKITNSILTKINKNFEKNTQNIYIVIGPEASFSDNERIILTKKIQAIPVSLGANILRVPNAALSALGVVLNYINDLKTI; encoded by the coding sequence ATGAGTATACAAAAACAATTATGGACATTTATCAGTCATGAATTAAATTTGCAGACAAAAACTATACAGTTAAATGAAAATGAACATCACTATGCTTTTCATGTTCTTCGCATATCTGTTGGAGATGCCGTAGAAGTAACTAATTGTAAAGGTATTAAGGCAAAAGGTATTGTTGAAAAATCCTCTAAAAAAGAAATTATAATTAAAATTATTGAAGTTATTAAATTAGACATATCAAAGCTAAAAGTAGCATTAATATTAGCATATCCAAAACCAACAACATTGGAAGAAGTGGTTTCTAGCGCATCTGAATTAGGTGTAAATGAAATCCATATTTTTAAAGCAGACCGTTCTGCAACAAAAGCACCAATTAAACTAGAAAAACTTAAAATAGTAAGCGATGAAGCCGTAAGAATTAGTAAAAGTAGTTATTCTGCTGAAATATTTTCTTATGAAAGTTTAAATTCTCTAGCTGAAAATTTAGAACTAAAAAACAGCAAAGAAAATTTAATTTTATTCTGTGATGAATCGCATGTGTATGAAGGTAAAATAACAAATTCAATATTAACTAAAATAAATAAAAACTTTGAAAAAAATACACAAAATATTTATATAGTAATAGGTCCTGAAGCTAGTTTTTCTGATAATGAAAGAATAATACTTACTAAAAAAATACAAGCAATACCAGTTTCTCTTGGGGCTAATATTTTACGAGTACCTAATGCAGCACTAAGTGCATTAGGTGTTGTGTTGAATTATATAAATGATTTAAAAACCATCTAA
- the aguB gene encoding N-carbamoylputrescine amidase, with protein sequence MLSNVVKLAIIQMQMSNNLEENIKKATDFIKNAVINNAKIILLPELFENHYFCQEQYDHLFSLASPVTNHPFLSHFQSIAKEYNVVLPISFFEKAGQAYFNSLAMIDASGEILGVYRKTHIPDGPCYQEKYYFNPGDSGFKVWDTKYGKIGVGICWDQWFPESARIMTLLGADLLLYPTAIGSEPPEAHAIDTKDMWQRAMIGHAVCNSVYLAAPNRVGTEKNMTFYGSSFICDYMGNKLTEADKNSETILYAELNLSEASTFRAGMGFFRDRRPEKYKTILSLDGF encoded by the coding sequence ATGTTAAGTAACGTTGTAAAGTTAGCTATTATACAAATGCAAATGTCAAATAATTTAGAAGAAAATATCAAGAAAGCGACTGATTTTATTAAGAATGCAGTAATAAATAATGCAAAAATTATTTTATTACCTGAGTTATTTGAAAATCACTATTTTTGTCAAGAACAATATGATCACTTATTTTCTTTAGCTTCACCTGTTACAAACCATCCTTTTCTAAGTCATTTTCAATCTATTGCAAAAGAATACAATGTTGTTTTGCCAATCAGTTTTTTTGAAAAAGCTGGTCAAGCATATTTTAATAGCCTTGCCATGATTGATGCGAGCGGAGAAATATTGGGCGTATATCGGAAAACACATATACCTGATGGGCCTTGCTATCAAGAAAAATATTATTTTAATCCTGGTGATTCTGGTTTTAAAGTTTGGGATACTAAATATGGAAAAATTGGAGTAGGAATTTGTTGGGATCAATGGTTTCCTGAATCGGCTCGAATTATGACTTTATTGGGTGCAGATCTACTGCTTTATCCAACAGCAATTGGTAGTGAACCCCCTGAAGCTCACGCTATTGATACAAAAGACATGTGGCAAAGAGCAATGATTGGGCATGCAGTTTGTAATTCTGTTTACTTAGCTGCACCTAACAGAGTTGGGACTGAAAAAAATATGACTTTTTATGGTAGTTCTTTTATTTGTGACTATATGGGAAATAAATTAACTGAAGCGGATAAAAACTCAGAAACCATTCTTTATGCTGAGTTAAATTTATCTGAAGCCTCAACTTTTAGAGCTGGAATGGGCTTTTTCAGGGATAGAAGACCAGAGAAATACAAAACTATTTTAAGTTTAGATGGTTTTTAA